From a single Glycine soja cultivar W05 chromosome 19, ASM419377v2, whole genome shotgun sequence genomic region:
- the LOC114398604 gene encoding uncharacterized protein LOC114398604 → MEVPYPMVPSKKEKDHHLVRFLDIFKKLEITMPFGEALQQMSLYSKFLKDMLTRKHKYIHQENIIVEGNCSTVIQKILPPKHKDLRSVTIPCSIGEVTVGKGLIDLGANINLMPLFMCRRLGELEIMPTRMTLQLADQSITRPYRVIEDVLIRVKQMVFLANFVVMDVEEGHEVPIILG, encoded by the coding sequence ATGGAAGTGCCATATCCCATGGTACCGTCCAAGAAAGAGAAGGACCACCATCTGGTGAGATTCCTAGAcattttcaagaaactggaaataactatgccctttggagaagctttGCAACAAATGTCACTCTACTCAaagtttttgaaagatatgttgacaAGGAAGCACAAATACATTCACCAGGAGAATATCATTGTGGAAGGCAACTGTAGTACTGTGATACAgaagatccttccaccaaaaCACAAGGACCTTAGAAGTGtgactattccttgttcaataggTGAAGTCACAGTGGGAAAGGGTCTCATTGACTTGGGAGCCAATATCAACTTAATGCCACTCTTCATGTGTAGaaggttgggagagttggaaatcaTGCCCACCAGAATGACTTTACAGCTTGCTGATCAATCCATCACAAGGCCTTACAGGGTAATTGAAGACGTTCTAATAAGAGTTAAGCAGATGGTCTTTCTAGCTAACTTCGTGGTCATGGATGTGGAAGAAGGCCATGAGGTTCCCATCATTTTGGGATGA